The following proteins come from a genomic window of Chryseobacterium glaciei:
- the glyA gene encoding serine hydroxymethyltransferase: MDIIFDLIEKERQRQSHGLELIASENFVSENVMKAVGSVLTNKYAEGYPGKRYYGGCEVVDEVETLAIDRAKELFGVDYVNVQPHSGSQANAAIYLAVLKPGDKIMGMDLSMGGHLTHGSAVNFSGIQYNVVSYGVQQETGLIDYDQMREVALRERPKMLIAGFSAYSRDLDYAKFREVADEIGATLWADIAHPAGLVAKGLLNSPFAHCHVVTTTTHKTLRGPRGGMIMMGKDFENTYGHKTPKGETKMMSQVLDGAVFPGIQGGPLEHVIAGKAIAFGEALDVQFETYAKQVKSNAQALAKAMVSRGFDIVSGGTDNHLMLVDLRNKDVNGKETEKALVKADITCNKNMVPFDDKSPFTTSGIRLGTAAITTRGLKENDMETISELISEVVDNIKNEEVLTSVRKKVNELMEGKALFNY; the protein is encoded by the coding sequence ATGGACATTATTTTCGACCTTATTGAAAAAGAAAGACAAAGACAATCCCATGGATTAGAGTTGATTGCATCAGAAAACTTTGTTTCTGAAAATGTAATGAAAGCAGTGGGAAGCGTATTGACTAATAAATATGCAGAAGGATACCCTGGTAAAAGATATTACGGAGGGTGTGAAGTAGTAGATGAGGTTGAAACATTAGCGATCGATAGAGCGAAAGAGCTTTTCGGAGTTGATTATGTAAATGTTCAGCCGCATTCTGGTTCTCAGGCTAATGCAGCAATTTACTTGGCCGTTTTGAAACCTGGAGACAAAATCATGGGAATGGATCTTTCAATGGGAGGTCACCTTACTCACGGTTCTGCAGTGAATTTCTCAGGAATTCAATATAACGTAGTTTCTTACGGAGTTCAGCAGGAAACTGGTTTGATCGATTATGATCAGATGAGAGAAGTTGCTTTAAGAGAAAGACCAAAAATGTTGATCGCTGGTTTCTCTGCGTATTCAAGAGATTTAGATTATGCTAAATTCAGAGAGGTTGCAGATGAGATCGGAGCTACACTTTGGGCTGACATCGCTCACCCTGCAGGTTTGGTTGCTAAAGGATTATTAAATTCTCCATTCGCACATTGCCACGTGGTAACAACTACTACTCACAAGACATTAAGAGGTCCAAGAGGGGGAATGATCATGATGGGTAAAGATTTTGAAAATACTTACGGTCACAAAACTCCAAAAGGAGAAACTAAGATGATGAGCCAAGTATTGGATGGAGCTGTTTTCCCGGGAATTCAAGGTGGTCCATTAGAGCACGTTATTGCAGGTAAAGCAATCGCTTTCGGTGAAGCGTTGGATGTTCAGTTTGAAACGTATGCTAAGCAAGTTAAATCTAATGCTCAGGCGTTAGCAAAAGCAATGGTAAGCAGAGGTTTTGATATCGTAAGTGGTGGAACAGACAATCACTTAATGTTAGTTGATCTTAGAAATAAAGACGTAAACGGTAAAGAAACTGAAAAGGCTCTTGTAAAAGCTGATATTACTTGTAATAAAAATATGGTTCCTTTTGATGATAAGTCACCATTCACAACTTCTGGGATCAGATTGGGAACGGCTGCGATCACAACAAGAGGATTGAAAGAAAACGATATGGAAACGATTTCAGAATTGATCTCTGAGGTGGTTGATAATATTAAAAATGAAGAGGTTCTTACTTCTGTAAGAAAAAAAGTAAACGAATTAATGGAAGGTAAAGCGTTATTTAACTACTAA
- a CDS encoding regulatory protein RecX: MEKKSFTFDEIKLKLVNYCVYQDRCHAEVEQKMREFMLIEEAKDEIILYLLKENYLNEERFTRSYIRGKFYIKHWGRNKIKINLKQKQISEKLINTCFDEIYEPDYEKTLKKIFEDYYSKQTGLKEYQRKSKTIKYLMGKGFEYEKINDIFE; the protein is encoded by the coding sequence ATGGAAAAGAAATCTTTCACTTTTGATGAAATTAAGCTGAAACTGGTGAACTATTGTGTTTATCAGGATCGTTGTCATGCAGAAGTAGAGCAGAAAATGCGGGAATTTATGTTGATTGAGGAAGCTAAAGATGAGATCATACTTTATCTTTTAAAGGAAAATTATTTAAATGAAGAAAGATTTACTCGAAGTTACATCCGCGGAAAGTTTTACATAAAGCATTGGGGAAGAAATAAAATCAAAATTAATCTGAAACAGAAGCAGATTTCGGAAAAACTAATAAATACATGTTTTGATGAAATTTATGAACCAGATTATGAAAAAACATTAAAAAAAATCTTTGAAGATTACTATTCTAAGCAAACAGGTTTGAAGGAATATCAGAGAAAATCAAAGACTATTAAATATTTGATGGGCAAAGGTTTTGAATATGAAAAAATAAATGATATTTTTGAGTAA